A stretch of Oncorhynchus mykiss isolate Arlee chromosome 12, USDA_OmykA_1.1, whole genome shotgun sequence DNA encodes these proteins:
- the LOC110537727 gene encoding ubiquitin-conjugating enzyme E2 B: protein MSTPARRRLMRDFKRLQEDPPTGVSGAPSENNIMMWNAVIFGPVGTPFEDGTFKLVIEFSEEYPNKPPTVRFISKMFHPNVYADGSICLDILQNRWSPTYDVSSILTSIQSLLDEPNPNSPANSQAAQLYQENKREYEKRVSAIVEQSWVDS, encoded by the exons ATGTCTACTCCCGCTAGAAGACGACTTATGAGAGATTTCAAAAG ACTTCAAGAAGACCCCCCAACTGGCGTGAGTGGTGCTCCATCAGAGAATAACATCATGATGTGGAATGCTGTTATTTTTGG GCCTGTGGGTACACCATTTGAGGATG gaacTTTTAAACTTGTGATAGAATTTTCAGAAGAGTACCCTAACAAGCCACCCACGGTTCGATTTATCTCCAAAATGTTTCACCCAAATG TCTATGCAGATGGAAGTATATGTTTAGACATCCTTCAGAATCGTTGGAGCCCCACGTATGATGTGTCGTCCATTTTGACGTCTATCCAG TCCCTGTTGGATGAGCCGAATCCTAACAGTCCAGCCAACAGCCAGGCTGCACAGCTCTATCAAGAAAACAAGCGGGAGTACGAGAAGAGAGTTTCTGCCATCGTGGAGCAGAGCTGGGTAGACTCCTAA
- the LOC110537730 gene encoding S-phase kinase-associated protein 1 isoform X2, whose protein sequence is MPTIKLQSSDGEIFEVDVEIAKQSVTIKTMLEDLGMDDEGDDDPVPLPNVNAAILKKVIQWCTHHKDDPPPPEDDENKEKRTDDIPVWDQEFLKVDQGTLFELILAANYLDIKGLLDVTCKTVANMIKGKTPEEIRKTFNIKNDFTEEEEAQVRKENQWCEEK, encoded by the exons ATGCCCACAATTAAACTGCAAAGCTCAGATGGAGAGATCTTTGAGGTGGATGTGGAAATAGCAAAGCAGTCTGTTACGATAAAGACAATGCTGGAAG ATTTGGGTATGGATGATGAAGGAGATGATGATCCAGTCCCCCTCCCGAATGTGAATGCAGCCATCCTCAAGAAG GTGATCCAGTGGTGCACCCACCATAAAGATGACCCCCCTCCCCCCGAGGATGACGAGAACAAGGAGAAGAGGACGGACGACATTCCCGTCTGGGACCAGGAATTCCTCAAAGTGGACCAAGGGACCCTCTTCGAACTCATTCTG GCCGCAAACTATTTGGACATCAAAGGACTGCTAGATGTTACCTGCAAGACGGTGGCCAACATGATAAAAGGCAAGACCCCAGAGGAGATCAGGAAGACGTTCAATATCAAAAATGActtcacagaggaggaggaagccCAG GTACGCAAGGAGAACCAGTGGTGTGAAGAGAAATAA
- the LOC110537730 gene encoding S-phase kinase-associated protein 1 isoform X1 produces MSVKMPTIKLQSSDGEIFEVDVEIAKQSVTIKTMLEDLGMDDEGDDDPVPLPNVNAAILKKVIQWCTHHKDDPPPPEDDENKEKRTDDIPVWDQEFLKVDQGTLFELILAANYLDIKGLLDVTCKTVANMIKGKTPEEIRKTFNIKNDFTEEEEAQVRKENQWCEEK; encoded by the exons ATGTCGGTCAAG ATGCCCACAATTAAACTGCAAAGCTCAGATGGAGAGATCTTTGAGGTGGATGTGGAAATAGCAAAGCAGTCTGTTACGATAAAGACAATGCTGGAAG ATTTGGGTATGGATGATGAAGGAGATGATGATCCAGTCCCCCTCCCGAATGTGAATGCAGCCATCCTCAAGAAG GTGATCCAGTGGTGCACCCACCATAAAGATGACCCCCCTCCCCCCGAGGATGACGAGAACAAGGAGAAGAGGACGGACGACATTCCCGTCTGGGACCAGGAATTCCTCAAAGTGGACCAAGGGACCCTCTTCGAACTCATTCTG GCCGCAAACTATTTGGACATCAAAGGACTGCTAGATGTTACCTGCAAGACGGTGGCCAACATGATAAAAGGCAAGACCCCAGAGGAGATCAGGAAGACGTTCAATATCAAAAATGActtcacagaggaggaggaagccCAG GTACGCAAGGAGAACCAGTGGTGTGAAGAGAAATAA
- the LOC110537728 gene encoding serine/threonine-protein phosphatase 2A catalytic subunit alpha isoform produces MDEKCFTKEIDQWIEQVTECKQLSESQVKTLCEKAKEILTKESNVQEVRCPVTVCGDVHGQFHDLMELFRIGGKSPDTNYLFMGDYVDRGYYSVETVTLLVALKVRYRERITILRGNHESRQITQVYGFYDECLRKYGNANVWKYFTDLFDYLPLTALVDTQIFCLHGGLSPSIDTLDHIRALDRLQEVPHEGPMCDLLWSDPDDRGGWGISPRGAGYTFGQDISETFNHANRLTLVSRAHQLVMEGYNWCHERNVVTIFSAPNYCYRCGNQAAIMELDDTLKYSFLQFDPAPRRGEPHVTRRTPDYFL; encoded by the exons ATGGATGAGAAGTGTTTTACGAAGGAGATCGACCAATGGATCGAACAAGTCACCGAATGCAAACAACTGTCGGAGAGCCAAGTAAAAACTCTGTGCGAAAAG GCAAAGGAGATTCTGACCAAGGAGTCCAATGTGCAGGAGGTCCGATGTCCAGTCACAGTGTGTGGAGATGTCCACGGCCAGTTCCACGACCTAATGGAGCTCTTCAGAATCGGAGGGAAGTCTCCAGACACAAACTACCTGTTCATGGGAGACTACGTGGACCGAGGCTACTACTCTGTAGAAACCGTCACGCTGCTTGTAGCACTTAAG GTTCGGTACCGGGAACGCATCACAATCCTTCGGGGGAACCACGAAAGCAGACAGATCACACAAGTGTACGGCTTCTATGACGAGTGCCTAAGGAAGTACGGCAATGCAAACGTATGGAAATACTTCACAGACCTCTTCGATTACCTTCCCCTCACTGCCTTGGTAGATACTCAG ATATTCTGTCTTCACGGGGGCCTGTCACCGTCCATAGACACGTTGGATCACATTCGAGCGCTGGACCGATTGCAGGAAGTTCCACATGAG ggcCCCATGTGTGACCTGCTGTGGTCAGACCCAGATGACCGTGGGGGCTGGGGCATCTCCCCCAGGGGGGCTGGCTACACCTTTGGCCAGGACATATCTGAGACATTCAACCATGCCAACCGTCTTACTCTGGTGTCCAGAGCTCATCAGCTGGTTATGGAG GGTTACAACTGGTGCCACGAGCGAAACGTGGTGACAATATTCAGTGCACCAAATTACTGTTACCGTTGTGGTAACCAGGCAGCTATCATGGAACTCGACGACACCCTGAAATACTCCTT CCTGCAGTTTGACCCGGCGCCTCGTAGAGGGGAACCTCATGTCACCCGTCGCACCCCAGACTACTTCCTGTAA